GCAGAATtataagcagaattcaatataattccaatgaAAGAATCCCCCAAAATGTTGCTTCCGAACCGATTTCAACTGCCCCCTTAGTCACTTTTTTATGGCGCTGGGCCTGTTCATCCATTAACCCTGCAGTCAATGGAAGCCTGTCAATGTGCTTCTTCACCAACAGTGTCTTTACTTTCTCAGGTCCTCACAAATTCTTAAAGGGTGACAAGCCTTCCTGCACAGAATTTCAAACAGTCCTGGTCTGAAATGCATGCTCAATGGAGATTTTCCATTGAAAGTGCTTCTTATGGACTAAACTTAATCTGAGTCTAGTAATCTGGGCTCATAATATTTTAGATACTCAAATTAATTTAATTCTGCCACTAGATGGCGAAATCGGGGCAATATGCCATACATTTGCATGACAAACATAGAAGGGCCAAAAATCAACCCCCATTTCAAACCAAACAAACACGTTTTTTGAAGGCTAATAGTCATGTTTATTGAAATTTCAAGAAGAAACATAGACATGGCAAATAAGATCTGCATGTATGCAATGTTAGAAGACATGTTAGAAGAcgttacattttagtaatttagcaaacgctcttatccagagcaattaacaggagcaattagggttaaatgccttgctcaagggcacatcaattTTTCActtagttggctcagggattcgaaccagcaaccttttggttaatggcccaaagctcttaaccgctagcGTGTCTGATATGATTAACTTAAAGTGCTGTGGACGACTTGGTAAAATTCCCCTGTGTCCATGTTCTAACAGCAGACACCTGTAAATAAATGACCCAAGATACGTTTTgcttattatttttttcaataatGGGATATTGTACAGTACCACAAATAGCATTTGTATTCTGATGTATACCTTGTTCCTCTCAAATTTGTCGACTCTAAACTTGAATATTGTCTTAACAAGTAGTTGGGGACGGAGTTGTGGTTGTCTCAGTTGAAATCTGaatgaaaggaaagggaaagggggatacctagtcagttgtccaactgaatgtaatTCAACTGGAATGTATCCGATTAAATGTGAATTATTCTGTACCTGAATGTCCAACTCAGGTTTCATGGTGTTTCATTTCCTCCTCATCAGAAAGCGCTAAAAGGTGAAAATTGTATGAACATATGCACATTAACTAGATTCCTTTTCTTTACACAGAGTCAATTACAGATTGAAATACACCATTGACCATGAGCCCCATGTACTGTACAGTCAGTGACCATTACTGTACCTTGAATCTTCTCACGAGCTCTGCTTGTGAAGGACCCTGCTGTGGTTGCTGCTGTTGCATCATGGGAATCCCACCTGCACCTTAACCAGAAGGAAGAGGTATTATAATACATTTATTATAAATTGTAAATGATGGAGTAGTCTAAATGTATTCATGATTTGTGCGTGCCTATATTTTCCTGGTATGTAAATACACTCGCCCTCATGTTGGAAACTCGGGACCTCCAAGTTCAAATTAACGTTAAAGTTATCTGCTTAGAGATTCATATTGGTGAATTCTGATACCTCCCCAGTAGGAAACTCGCATTCCGACTCGTCCGCCTAGGTTAGCAAGTTGGAAATGTCAGCGTTTCCAAGTTTCCAACATTAAGTGAACTCAGAATATGTTTGAGAACATAGAGTTATCTATACCATGACTTGCTGTTGTGGAGGATTCATTCCTGCCATTTGAGGGACACCCATGTAGTAAGGCAGCTGTTCATGGGAGAACAAACATTTTAATTACTGCAAAGCATTTCCAAATAGTTTCTTCtcttataatactgtaataacgcCAAAAGAAAAAGCAGAATGTGCAATATTCTGTTTTTCAAAGTTGTACCCCAGGACAAAAATGTGTACAATCTATTTCCCATTTTTAACTAATAAAACGAATAAAATATtaaaacaacagaaaaggacaTACGTAGTAAGAAGTATGAAAGTCTATTTATTTTGAGTCATACCCCATTAGCTGGTGGGGCAGGATACTGGTACTGCCCAGGGAAGTTAGGGAACAGTTGAGGCTGCAGCATCCCAACATTGGGGAAACCATATGGACCATTGGGAACAGCTTGGGGTTGCATGACATACGTGGGGACACCTGGGACCATCTGTATGAGTGAGGAGAGAAAGTCGTGCCAAATTATTCAGCACTTAGATAAAGATATAGTTTTCCCTCCCACATCATCTCTCCCTAATACACAATTGACTGTCTGTTGCATAAATGGTTATGTGAAATTACTTATAAAAAGGTGTATAAGTAGTTTAAAAACAGTGTATTCTTTGTTTCTCCACCTGTTGTGAACAGTTACTGTATAATACATTTATTGAAATAGAATGAAACTGCAAACAGGAATATTGATGACTGACCTGGGCAAACTGAGGCTGCCCAATCAACCCAGTGCCACCAGGGAGGACGCCAGGGTTCAGGCCCCCCACCACCAGTCCAGGGTTAACCCCAGACACAACTCCACCATTTAGACCTGCCAGCAGTCTCAGTTTCTGAGAAATGACAAAGATAGATATGATATGACCTTGAATTCTATCAACAGCTTCTCCTGAAGTGGCCACTCATTCAATACTTCCCACAACCCTAAACGCATTGGATTGGTGAAGGATATATATGTTTTTAGTGTCCAGTATCCTACCTTGCCAGCATTGACCTAAACAGATCATTGGGGGGGAAAAAGGAAAATTGTCATTAGAGTCATTTTGAATGCAAACATTTGATTTTGTACATTGTTGTGTGATGAACATGTGAACATACTCACATTGAAGATGGTGACCATGAAGGCTAAAAAATAAGAAGCTTCATTTTGCAATCTGGAATATTGACAGACAGACCACAAACGTGATTAGTGTTGCTAAACTACTGGGGCTACTGTACTAGGTACGTTATCTAGATTATTTGCTGCTAACCAAATTATTAAATAATATATCATGTTTGAATATGAAGGCAAAAATACAGACCTTGAAGTGGTGAAAATTGTTTTGCTTCAGGTGCTGTCCTCCAAGCAGTATTCTCAGTTGCCCTCTGACATTTGAACATAGCCTTTTATTGATGTTAGATCTTCTCTAGCAACCAATTAGAACAGAGCCCAGAAATTAGAAATCTTCATGTTGGTCACCTGATGCCCATAATAACAGGAGTTACCCAATTAAGATAAAGCCAAAGGCATTGTGTGGTTTTAGTCTTCAATGACTCCAATACCTGGTCCCCAAAATAAGACCATTGACCATTGTTCCAAATATTACTAAGTGACCACTAGTGACCGCAGTAGGACCATGAAAGGTCACAAACAGATTAAGCAACCAGGTTGTAATCACGGAGGCCCGTGAGCTAAGTAAAGAATTAAATCCATATGGGGGAATCTAAGAACGAACGTAAATCAACATAATATGATTGTAGATTGCTTCTGAATACATGTAACTATTTTCACTATCACAATTGTTGTGGTTTTAACAAATGTACTCCTTAAGCAGGGTAAATGCATATGTATTGCTTCCTAAAGAGATTGTGAACAGACTTGTGCTACTGCTAAACCTTAAACTGCCTATTTTCTTTCTCATGCTGTGACAGCCCTACAAGTATACACATGTTCACAGGACCCATGCTTAGCTACCCGTCTCCATTGTGGTTGGATGGGAATGGTGTCATGCAGCTCTTAGGTTGTCTGGGATTGGTGTACCCGACTACAGTATTACAGGTAAATACCACCTAGGTGAGTCTGCGGCTGTATTGGGATTATAGTATGTCATGTCGATTGTGAAGTCTGAGACcaaatttttttttaatatatgttACGACTAATGACTGATCCTTTttggttatacacacacactgaaaaacaGTTAGACTATTGTccaaaaatgtaaagaaataTTGTATAATAAGTTTGTTTGTGTAAAATATTTCCCACACTATGGTTCACTCCATAGTCAACATGGCCATTGTGTCTTGAACATCTTACTGAAAATGTGAAACATCTTAGTGACATATTTGTGGGTTCATGAATGAACGGTCAGGGAAAGTTCATAATGCAGCATGTGAACTTCACTGTCGTAGGAAAGCATGTGCAGCTTGTTCACTCCATAGAGTAAtagtaatatttttttaaacattttgccaAAGGAGTTTTTATAGATATGCACTATTTAAGTGCCACAAAACTGTTCGAATCACAGCACTCAAAACATACTGTGTGGAAATGCTTAAGGAAGCAAGAGGGTCAAATTGGTTTAATCATACGATTCTGGAATCTattcaagcaaagtataaggCCTTTAAGAAATGTAAGAACTCCCAAGAGAAATTGGATTTTCTCCTATATAAGCATCTCGTACTTTGGTtcacattttgtcatgaggctgagagaaaatgctACATTTGTAAAGGTAATTTCCAGCGATTCTACACATTTGGCTAGCATATGCTATCTGGGGTGCCccaaatttaatttaattggaAATATAATTTTGCCCTGTACTTCTCCACCCATGCACAATATTTAGGCCCCTATACAGGCTATTGATAATTGAATTGATCTCACAAAATACATTGTAGGCAAACTGGATTTCCCGAGCCCAGCAGAGAACTGCACTTGGCTTGCATTTTATGAAGTGATCTCGACTAAGAAAAGGTTGGTGACAACTATTTTAGTCTATGTAGGCTATGACCTATTATTATGTGTATTAGCATACTGTTAGGCTATAATTTAAGTGTCCTTTGATGGTGTTAAATATGCAGCATGCAACCTAATTCTAACCTGATCTACTTTGATTGGCCGCCGTGCCAGTAATTAACATTTACATTAGAAAAGCCTGGCCTCATTGGACCCCCCTTCGGGCCAATGACGTGTCTTTTGAAAGTCAACAGTCTAGTAAATACATTTCATTTATGCTATTGGAATCGTTTGGTTTTGTTTATGAAGG
Above is a genomic segment from Oncorhynchus tshawytscha isolate Ot180627B unplaced genomic scaffold, Otsh_v2.0 Un_contig_8447_pilon_pilon, whole genome shotgun sequence containing:
- the LOC121842174 gene encoding elastin-like, which gives rise to MVTIFNVNAGKKLRLLAGLNGGVVSGVNPGLVVGGLNPGVLPGGTGLIGQPQFAQMVPGVPTYVMQPQAVPNGPYGFPNVGMLQPQLFPNFPGQYQYPAPPANGLPYYMGVPQMAGMNPPQQQVMVQVGFP